The window CATACTTAGGTTTATCCAAAGGGCGTCCCAAAGGGAGGGGCGTTGGGGATGAACAGGGCGGGTTGCTTTTAAACGCCTTGCGAAAGAGTCGAGCGGTCGCGACTGGGGTTTTGTCTGATCTAGGTGAGGCGGAACTATTTGTAGCTGGGATCGGTCCAGATAAGGTATCGGATTTGACGACGAATATAATTCGTGGACCATTGATCAAGTATACCAAATCTCAATGTGACCTGCACGGTGTTCTCACGAAGAGCGTTGCGCATCAGCCCGCATGGAACGTGCGAACATCACGATGGGAATCGGGCTACGCTTGCTTGCCTGTGATAAGGGGCAAGCCAGTTTTGCTTGTGCCGAAGTATTCGGTAAGGCGTCGACTGTCATTGGACAGTCAGGAATTCTACAACCACCACATGATCAATTATTTGCAAAGTGAGTATCAACTTGGGGTTGCCGGTCTAACCCACGTTTTCAGGAAGAAAATCACCAAGAAGGACGTAAAGGCCACTCATCCCTTTATCAAGGATGAGCTTGCAAAATTTGTCAGCCAACATCCGGAGGTCTTGGATCGCTATAAAGAACTCAAGGGAGCGCAAGGTGCGCTCGGAATTGAAGACTTTGAAAACGACTTCGACGCTGCTGCGTTTGCTCAGGTGCTAAAGGTTCAGTTGCAAAATTGTCCAACTGGGAGCGGTTACGCGAGCAACTATCATTCTTTGATGATCGGTATACTCACCTTCCTTTTTTATCCGCATCTAATCTATCCAATTAAAGAGAAGGAAATTCATGAGGGCAGAAAGAGGGTGGACATCGTGTTTACAAACGCCGCTATCGATGGGTTTTTTCACACAATGCTAGTCGCGCCGCAAACGCGCAGCACGCATGTGCCAATTGAATGTAAAAATTATACTTACGATATTGGAAACCCTGAATTTGATCAAATTAGCTCAAGGTTTGGCCACCAGCGTGGTTTTCTCGGTTTTCTCACTTGTAGAACCGATGGTCGCCGCGAAAAAACTATCCAAACTTGCCGCGATACAGCTAGCGATGGGAGGGGATTTGTAATTGTCCTCACAGATAACGACCTAGTTAAGTTGCTCGACTTCGCTGGCTTGGAAGATCAAAAGGCTTTTAAACGATATTTGCAGCGGCGTTATGATGAGCTCGTGTTGTAAAATCGCGGGCACGATTGTTTCAATGACAGATACGTTGCATGCCGTGTGCAGAGCATCTAATCCCACTTCAATCCTGATGGCTTGCGGCCGTCGATAATTTCGAGAAGCCGCTTTTCCCAAAGCTCCAACGCGCGGCGCTTCTCCGGCAGGAAGTCGTAAGTCGAATAGATATCGTTGGCCAGGGTCGCGCGCATGTCGCCGGTATGGTGGAGGATGTGGCTGCGGTATTCGCTCGGCACGCCCATTGCTGCGAGTTGATCCACGATCAGCCCGCGCATGTCATGCAAGCGGACGTTTTCCGCGATGCCTAGGTCCGCTTTCAACTTCCGCAGCGCATGGGACGGCGTGTGCCGCGAGATGGAGAAGTCACCTTGGCGGCCCTTGGCGCGCTTCGATCCGTCGCCGGGGAACAGGAAGGGCGACGTGCCAGCCTCTGCGATAGCCTCGCGGATGATCTTTTCGGCCAGGGGCGGTAACGGCACGCGCTGATCTTCGCGGCTCTTATTGCCCTCGCGCGTGCCGGGAATGAACAGGTTCGCGTTATCTCCGAACTCGACTTCGGACTTCAGCACGCCGACGAGTTCGCTGATGCGTTTGCCGAGCAGCACGGCGAGCTTGAACACCCGGCGGGTCTGCGGGGCCATGAATTCGCGTTTCGGCTTGGCGCGCACGCCATCGGCGGCCAGCCACAGCGTCTTCAATTCGTCGTTGGTCGGCGGGCGGTTCTGACGGCCATCGGGGTGCTCATCGGGTACGGGCTGCTCGATGCCGAACGTGGCATCGCGGTCCACATACTCCTTGGCGAGTGCATAACGGCACACTGAGCGTATCATCTGCAACGCTTTGGCCGCCTGCAGGCCGCGGTGCCCCATCTTGGCGTTGGTCGAGGCTGTGCGGACCTCTTCGACCTTCGCTTTGACCGTGGCCTTGTCGAGCAAGGCCATTTTCACTTTGCCGATGCGGTGCTCGACGTGTGTCTTGAATAGGCGGTCATACTCGCTTCGTGTTCGGCTTCGCAGTGTGCGCGCACGGCCAGGGTGTTCGAGCCATTCCCGGTATACGTCCGCGAATGTCATGGTCGCTGCGGCACGCTTCTCTGCCTGAGCCCGAGGGTCGGTGCCGTCCAGTTGGAGCGTGGCCAGCAAATCGCGTGCTTTTTTGATCGCGTCGCCTAGTTCGACCGTTTGGGCATCGCCAATCGTGTGCCACTTCTTTTCAGTGCCGCGATGTGGCCGGTAGCGAATTCGCCATGATCCGCGGCCACCGCCAAGCACCGCTAGGTGCAGTCCCGGAACGCCAGCAATCTGGTAGACAGCGCGCTCGCCTTTGAGGCGAGACTTAACCGTCAGGACGTTGCACGCGATCTCGGGCATACAACTCGGTACGCTTAAGATCGGACGATTTCAATCAATCCCGTGTCCCAATGGTGTCCCGGTTTGCGTGACTTCCTTCGACTCTTCACGTCGCGTTATGTCTCATCAAAACTTTGTAAATCTTTGGTCTATTGGTTTTTTGAGAGAGACGCAAAAAGAAGATGAGAGTCGCGAAAAGACAGGAAATTACAGTCTGGGGGACTGGGGGTCGGAGGTTCAAATCCTCTCGCTCCGACCATTCAATCAAAGACCTAAGTTGCCATCACTCATTGCTGAGTTCTTGCCGTGTCCCAAACGGGTCCCAGTCGACGATTTTTGTCGAGAGTTCGCGGCTCGCAGATCATTCCGGTCACGAGAACTGAACAAGTGACTTTGTGAGTGTGACGGTGGCATGCGCCGCTCGTCCCACGAATTCGCCAGCCAATTCGGCCGTATACTGAGTTTCAAATGCTCTCCGCTGAAGCAAGCGCGAAAATTCCCGTGTCATCGCGAAGGGTAAAACACAGATATTTCAGTATGCGTCGTTACGCATGAATTAGCAGATGGGCAGGGGGAGTGAGAGACCCGTGCAAAAGCCTTCGTTCCTGTAATCATCTGTGGACGGATATATTGTGCATTCCCTGGCGCGCCATAATCTAAGCTGGCTCGGCCAGGGAGTATTCACGGATGCGCGACAGCGACAGGCTGCTTTTGTGTTCGCCGATCGGCGGATTAAACGACACTCTCTGCCAGATTGAAAAATGCAGGAGATACGCCAAAGCATATGACCGTACGCTGATTACTGACACCGTGCGGACCGGCTTGATGGGCCACTTCACAGATTACTTCGAGTTTTCAGATTGCGATGAAAAGATCATCCCATGGGTGTCTGCGGACTGCATCGAAGCGCTCAACGCACTTGATTGTCGACCGCCGGAAATCGCCGGCCGCTTTGGAAAGTATGTTCCCAGGTGGGCAGGTTGCGGAAAGAACCACGTTGATCAACTGACCGGTGCGCAACTTTCCTTTGATTTCGCTTGCGATCACCCGGAACCGTTACTCGTACATAGCCAAAGCGGTGGCGGTTCATATTCGCAATCTCTGCTTTCTCACATCAGGTTTTCCGCGCCAGTTGCTCGCGCGATCACCGATGCGCTGCGCGACATTGAACCCGGCTATGTGGGGATTCATATCCGTCACACCGATCATCAGACGGACTACAAGATGTTTCTTGCAGCGCTCGCCCCGCGGCTGATACGCAAGCGCGTCTTGATTTGCACTGACAATCGCGACGTGCGCTCCTACGCTATGGACGCGCTGAAATGCAGCTATCCGTTTTTTGTGACGGAGCTGCCC is drawn from Hyphomicrobium methylovorum and contains these coding sequences:
- a CDS encoding tyrosine-type recombinase/integrase, with amino-acid sequence MPEIACNVLTVKSRLKGERAVYQIAGVPGLHLAVLGGGRGSWRIRYRPHRGTEKKWHTIGDAQTVELGDAIKKARDLLATLQLDGTDPRAQAEKRAAATMTFADVYREWLEHPGRARTLRSRTRSEYDRLFKTHVEHRIGKVKMALLDKATVKAKVEEVRTASTNAKMGHRGLQAAKALQMIRSVCRYALAKEYVDRDATFGIEQPVPDEHPDGRQNRPPTNDELKTLWLAADGVRAKPKREFMAPQTRRVFKLAVLLGKRISELVGVLKSEVEFGDNANLFIPGTREGNKSREDQRVPLPPLAEKIIREAIAEAGTSPFLFPGDGSKRAKGRQGDFSISRHTPSHALRKLKADLGIAENVRLHDMRGLIVDQLAAMGVPSEYRSHILHHTGDMRATLANDIYSTYDFLPEKRRALELWEKRLLEIIDGRKPSGLKWD